The following proteins are co-located in the Paenibacillus sp. FSL H8-0079 genome:
- a CDS encoding NucA/NucB deoxyribonuclease domain-containing protein gives MSKRRTRRKRKGKQGFKKQVLTVVAMLLVALYAWAGGEWPEEIPNPFAGTNKSVDHTITFPSERYPETAKHIKAAIKAGHSDVCTIDRNGAEGNRDLSLKGVPVKKGKDRDEWPMAMCAEGGTGADIQYITPKDNRGAGSWVGNQLSIYPDGTRVKFVVK, from the coding sequence ATGAGTAAGAGACGCACAAGAAGAAAGCGTAAAGGTAAACAAGGTTTCAAAAAGCAGGTTCTGACGGTGGTAGCGATGCTGCTGGTAGCCCTCTATGCCTGGGCTGGGGGAGAATGGCCCGAGGAGATACCTAATCCATTCGCTGGGACTAATAAGAGTGTAGACCATACTATTACGTTCCCTTCAGAGCGTTATCCCGAAACAGCCAAACATATTAAAGCTGCTATCAAGGCAGGGCATTCGGATGTATGCACCATTGATCGTAATGGAGCGGAAGGCAATCGGGATTTATCACTTAAGGGTGTTCCGGTCAAAAAAGGTAAGGATCGTGACGAGTGGCCCATGGCGATGTGTGCTGAGGGAGGAACAGGTGCAGATATCCAGTACATTACCCCGAAGGATAATCGTGGTGCAGGTTCATGGGTAGGGAATCAGTTAAGTATATATCCGGATGGAACACGAGTGAAGTTTGTAGTGAAGTAA
- a CDS encoding ATP-binding protein, which yields MSQHNQLSLQWEFIISKVKSSVTVVDATLPELPLMYVNEHFTRLTGYTYEESVGQNCRFLQGQDTDPETVIQIRDALKKQESIKIDILNYTKSGQKFWNELNIDPIFNESGECLYFVGIQYDISERKYADQQLKFATSMAEMNSRGQLEFIGKLNHELRTPLNGIMGMIELASMGETTDEQKEYLELARQSGEALLNIVNNSLDMAKLGRGKMDVENIEFQPLKLIQQIVKTHEPAAQNKQIRLLCHADLSVPDVLIGDPLRLRQVLDNLLSNAIKFTEQGEVQLQVDVRQQLMDTVVLVFSVRDTGIGIPQHQIEQLFDAFTQTDISHARRFGGSGLGLTICKELLELMNGQISVESTEGKGTQFEVTLPLLRQQAIPNVG from the coding sequence ATGAGCCAACATAATCAACTCTCATTACAATGGGAATTTATCATCTCGAAGGTGAAATCCTCCGTTACGGTGGTCGATGCTACCCTGCCTGAGCTTCCGCTCATGTATGTAAATGAACATTTTACCCGGCTGACAGGATACACGTATGAAGAGTCTGTCGGACAGAATTGTCGGTTTCTGCAAGGACAGGATACAGACCCCGAGACGGTTATACAGATTCGTGATGCATTAAAAAAACAAGAGTCCATTAAGATTGATATCTTAAATTATACAAAAAGTGGCCAGAAGTTCTGGAACGAACTGAATATTGATCCGATCTTTAATGAGTCAGGAGAGTGTCTGTATTTTGTGGGGATTCAATACGACATTTCAGAACGAAAGTATGCCGATCAGCAGCTGAAGTTTGCAACTTCCATGGCTGAGATGAACAGCAGAGGGCAATTGGAATTCATCGGTAAGCTAAATCATGAGCTTCGTACCCCGCTTAACGGCATTATGGGCATGATCGAACTTGCCAGCATGGGTGAAACCACGGATGAGCAGAAAGAATATCTGGAGCTTGCACGTCAATCGGGTGAGGCACTACTGAACATCGTTAACAATAGCCTGGATATGGCGAAGCTGGGCAGAGGTAAAATGGATGTCGAAAACATTGAATTTCAGCCGTTGAAGCTGATCCAACAGATTGTGAAGACACATGAGCCTGCGGCGCAGAACAAACAAATACGTTTGCTCTGCCATGCTGATCTGAGTGTTCCTGATGTGCTTATCGGTGATCCGCTAAGACTTCGGCAGGTACTGGATAACTTGCTGAGTAATGCGATCAAGTTCACGGAACAGGGTGAAGTGCAGTTACAGGTGGATGTGAGGCAACAACTGATGGATACCGTTGTACTGGTATTCTCTGTGCGTGATACGGGAATTGGTATTCCTCAGCATCAGATCGAACAATTGTTTGACGCATTTACCCAGACCGACATCTCCCATGCGCGCCGATTTGGCGGAAGCGGTCTTGGTCTGACCATCTGCAAAGAACTGCTGGAACTGATGAATGGTCAGATTTCGGTGGAGAGTACAGAAGGGAAAGGTACACAGTTTGAGGTGACACTGCCCTTGCTGCGCCAACAGGCCATTCCCAATGTAGGATAA
- a CDS encoding MFS transporter yields the protein MNIAFYPYWAAKTLLSLINVIYIMVITTFIYSQTGSVLYAAMFPFIRIIARITAGFTLPLLVKRFSFSRLLISIPVAKAFLMTGIAISLNHLTSQLPLLLIGVVILSFLEGWESPLLNTLTPRLVQGEDLVKTNSLLSFSNQTVTIVGYAMTGFAVMNWGASQTFWAATSLSWAVLIFLIALGSLTRDIEQPEKSIVTQNVLRKGWSMLWKNPTLRLITLMDITQGLVSSIWIGAITLAFAKEALARGEGWWGLINSSYAAGTMLGGILALALAKRIQKHLIASMTMGSLLLSLMTIVYGLNSLPWLALALCILIGPVYQIRDVAQQTAFQRRVPAESLSQVYAAHGVLISTVMSVSIVIFGLVVDQLDVRWVYLIGGAVLIVSAICSISLSRAHRNEHIAKHTKNTRVKGWAKPSPSSSNRT from the coding sequence ATGAACATCGCATTTTATCCATACTGGGCCGCCAAAACGCTGCTCTCGCTCATTAATGTCATATATATCATGGTTATTACTACGTTTATTTATAGTCAGACTGGATCGGTACTCTACGCTGCCATGTTTCCATTCATTCGAATTATCGCACGCATAACAGCAGGATTTACTTTGCCATTACTTGTGAAGCGTTTCTCATTCTCCAGACTGCTGATCAGTATTCCCGTAGCCAAAGCATTCCTCATGACTGGGATAGCGATTTCGTTGAATCACTTGACCTCACAACTGCCACTTCTGTTGATCGGAGTTGTCATTCTATCCTTTTTGGAAGGCTGGGAATCTCCGTTACTGAATACTTTAACGCCACGGTTGGTTCAGGGAGAAGATCTGGTGAAGACCAATAGCCTCCTCTCTTTCTCCAATCAGACGGTGACCATTGTCGGGTACGCCATGACGGGATTTGCCGTGATGAACTGGGGAGCGTCACAGACCTTCTGGGCAGCTACAAGCCTGTCCTGGGCCGTTCTGATCTTCCTGATTGCTCTTGGATCGCTCACACGGGATATAGAACAACCCGAGAAATCGATCGTCACACAGAATGTACTGCGAAAAGGCTGGAGCATGCTTTGGAAGAATCCAACCTTACGACTGATCACACTTATGGACATCACCCAAGGTCTTGTGAGTTCCATCTGGATCGGAGCGATTACGCTGGCCTTTGCGAAAGAAGCTCTGGCACGAGGAGAAGGTTGGTGGGGACTCATTAACTCGAGTTACGCTGCTGGAACCATGCTTGGAGGTATTCTGGCTCTTGCTCTGGCCAAACGGATTCAGAAGCACCTGATCGCCAGCATGACCATGGGTTCTCTTCTCCTCAGCCTGATGACCATCGTTTATGGTCTCAACAGCCTGCCATGGCTCGCACTGGCGTTATGTATACTTATAGGCCCTGTCTACCAGATTCGTGATGTGGCTCAACAGACAGCGTTTCAGAGAAGGGTGCCCGCTGAATCCTTGTCTCAGGTATACGCCGCACATGGCGTCCTGATCTCCACGGTTATGAGTGTATCCATAGTCATCTTCGGTCTAGTCGTCGATCAACTAGACGTTCGATGGGTATACCTGATCGGTGGAGCCGTGTTGATCGTGTCTGCGATATGCTCTATATCGTTGAGCCGGGCTCACAGGAACGAGCATATTGCTAAACATACGAAAAATACTAGAGTAAAAGGCTGGGCAAAACCCAGCCCCTCCTCATCAAACCGTACGTGA
- a CDS encoding DUF1904 family protein, translated as MPFIRFKGFTGPQLEEVVPQITEQMARITHIPQERMKAERHDVQALTPSPASIEILMFQRDQEIHNRIASSLQAILEEAYMPDVHIFFNILSPTLYYKQGKPLTDYRLD; from the coding sequence ATGCCGTTTATTCGCTTTAAAGGATTCACAGGTCCTCAGCTAGAGGAAGTTGTACCCCAAATTACAGAGCAGATGGCCCGAATTACTCATATTCCACAGGAGAGAATGAAGGCAGAGCGTCATGATGTACAAGCGCTAACACCTTCTCCAGCTTCTATAGAGATTCTGATGTTTCAACGTGATCAGGAGATTCATAATCGGATTGCATCGTCGTTGCAGGCTATTCTGGAAGAAGCGTACATGCCGGATGTGCATATTTTCTTCAATATATTGTCACCCACTTTGTATTATAAACAAGGAAAACCGCTGACAGATTATCGATTGGATTGA
- a CDS encoding sporulation protein YjcZ, with amino-acid sequence MSQVGYGCGNVGGFGGGWTSTSAILVLFILLVIITKSFWL; translated from the coding sequence ATGAGTCAAGTTGGATACGGTTGTGGCAATGTTGGTGGATTCGGCGGCGGATGGACTTCCACAAGTGCAATTCTCGTGCTTTTCATCCTGCTCGTGATCATCACAAAATCTTTCTGGCTGTAA
- a CDS encoding tetratricopeptide repeat protein, translated as MTSNESQRFRYSEAPVWDWQRAYYEQKGLEAWTENQVPQYITSNPMIATAYAEMIFGFLQDLANKGQITETVTILELGAGVGRLAHQVLLKLIELKEFAGIELPPFRYVMTDLVAENVQGWREHPSMQSFIQQGIVDFARFDAVADTELKLVVAGTVIRPGDLKQPLLLIANYFFDSIPQELIYIGDGEIYECDLLVQSPDRRHDLEPAEMLKNMTLSYEYRRAPEYSADNYPYSELITLYKAELEDSHILFPAIGLSCLERLNKLSQSGYVLITADKGDHRLDNWKFAEPPEFVLHGSFSLTANYHAIQYVLEQQGAHTRFTTHHYKDLNVGCMLMVDEPISYVNTRLAYHRFVERFGPDDFFSMKQWVDSRIESMELKHILPFWRLGGYDAEFLIHSATHISSLLPDASDEEMLDIQSGIHTMWSSYYVMEQQGGLAFLAGQLLYEMYMYEDAKRFLEISLVADPSNHTPAVLYDLAVCCYELELEEETLSYTHKVLALEPDHEEAAALLQSFELS; from the coding sequence ATGACGTCAAATGAAAGTCAACGTTTTCGTTACAGCGAAGCTCCGGTCTGGGATTGGCAGAGAGCTTATTATGAACAGAAGGGGCTAGAGGCTTGGACAGAGAATCAGGTCCCTCAATATATTACCAGTAATCCGATGATTGCCACGGCGTATGCAGAGATGATTTTTGGATTTCTTCAGGACCTCGCAAACAAGGGACAGATTACCGAAACCGTGACCATTCTGGAACTTGGGGCGGGCGTAGGGCGTTTGGCACACCAAGTCCTGCTTAAACTGATTGAGTTAAAGGAGTTTGCTGGAATAGAGCTACCTCCATTCAGATATGTGATGACGGATCTCGTAGCGGAGAATGTGCAAGGTTGGAGAGAGCATCCATCCATGCAATCCTTTATTCAACAAGGTATAGTGGATTTTGCGCGTTTTGACGCTGTAGCGGATACGGAGCTAAAACTGGTTGTCGCGGGTACAGTTATACGGCCAGGCGATCTGAAACAACCGTTGTTGTTGATTGCCAATTACTTTTTTGACAGCATTCCGCAGGAATTAATCTATATTGGTGACGGCGAGATATATGAGTGTGATCTGCTTGTTCAGTCTCCGGATCGTCGTCATGATCTTGAACCCGCTGAGATGCTGAAGAACATGACACTGAGTTACGAGTATCGCCGGGCGCCCGAATACAGTGCAGATAACTATCCGTATTCGGAACTGATCACATTGTACAAGGCGGAGCTGGAGGATTCACACATCCTTTTCCCTGCAATCGGCTTGTCCTGTCTCGAACGGTTGAACAAGCTGTCTCAGTCAGGTTATGTGTTGATTACCGCTGATAAAGGGGATCATCGACTGGATAACTGGAAGTTCGCAGAGCCACCTGAATTCGTTCTTCACGGGAGTTTTTCTTTAACGGCCAACTACCATGCCATTCAATATGTCCTGGAACAACAGGGCGCACATACTCGATTCACAACGCATCATTATAAAGATCTGAACGTTGGGTGCATGCTGATGGTGGACGAACCGATCAGTTATGTGAACACTCGGCTGGCCTACCATCGATTTGTTGAACGTTTTGGACCGGATGATTTTTTCAGTATGAAACAATGGGTAGACTCTCGAATAGAGAGTATGGAGTTGAAGCATATTTTGCCGTTTTGGCGTCTGGGTGGATATGATGCTGAGTTCTTGATTCACAGTGCTACGCACATTTCCAGTCTTCTTCCTGATGCAAGTGATGAGGAAATGCTCGATATTCAGTCTGGCATTCATACGATGTGGTCGTCCTACTATGTGATGGAGCAGCAAGGGGGACTGGCATTTCTGGCAGGGCAGTTATTATATGAAATGTATATGTATGAGGATGCGAAACGGTTTCTGGAGATATCGTTGGTCGCAGATCCGAGTAACCATACTCCGGCAGTCTTGTACGATTTGGCTGTGTGCTGTTATGAACTTGAACTGGAAGAAGAAACCTTGTCATATACCCATAAAGTACTGGCCCTGGAACCTGATCATGAAGAGGCGGCAGCGTTACTCCAGAGTTTTGAGTTGAGCTGA
- a CDS encoding extracellular solute-binding protein, whose amino-acid sequence MKNSMWGKRVLAVMATATLALPLIAGCTASEAKDTEQRVLRVATLWGGQDDSYFRQQFTDAFELTHPNVTIEIVAAVDQSSMYGYGNTEEQPEVPDTMESLKKIMTGDNPVDVIVADTATVKSLIQENLVKQLDPLMQEDKFDTSDIVPSVLEGIKDLGDQSIYALTPTFSSSALFYNKSMFEKAGVEPPTDNMTWDDIFNLGTRLTKGEGKDHVFGFSFTTYQGGSPYYSMQQYYSSLQLKTFDDKAEKMTVDSPQWEKVWSTISKLAIDKVIPKGDEPQDQDPSGRYNPMQGDLFLSGKSAMVIGDYSYINQLIDANKNADKMKDFTKVDWDVVTPPVHPEAPEIGGNIYLSNLMAINSAAQNPDDAWELIKYMNSEDWAKIKARSSYEMVSRKSFIKPKDGLDYNIQAFYSLKPIPPTNTNLDKLYQKSPGLWQVNEKGMEYFNQVLENKKTPKEALGEWAAKGNEMLEKLKKDPKATFQ is encoded by the coding sequence ATGAAGAATAGTATGTGGGGAAAACGTGTGCTGGCCGTCATGGCTACAGCAACACTGGCACTGCCGCTGATTGCCGGCTGTACGGCAAGTGAGGCCAAGGATACGGAGCAGCGTGTATTACGTGTGGCTACGTTGTGGGGAGGACAGGATGACAGTTACTTCCGTCAGCAATTTACCGATGCTTTTGAATTGACACATCCCAATGTAACCATCGAAATTGTAGCTGCTGTTGATCAGAGCAGTATGTATGGGTATGGCAACACGGAAGAACAGCCGGAAGTTCCAGATACAATGGAAAGTCTGAAGAAAATTATGACTGGGGATAACCCGGTTGACGTTATCGTGGCCGATACCGCCACAGTGAAATCATTAATTCAGGAGAATCTGGTGAAACAGCTGGACCCACTGATGCAGGAAGATAAGTTTGATACCAGTGATATCGTGCCTAGTGTACTGGAGGGAATTAAGGACCTTGGGGATCAGAGCATTTATGCATTGACACCAACGTTCTCCTCATCGGCTTTGTTCTATAACAAGAGTATGTTTGAAAAAGCAGGTGTGGAACCACCAACGGACAACATGACCTGGGACGATATTTTCAATCTGGGTACCCGTCTAACGAAAGGTGAAGGTAAAGATCATGTATTTGGCTTCTCCTTCACGACATATCAGGGTGGTTCGCCGTACTACTCCATGCAGCAGTACTACAGCTCGTTGCAGCTGAAGACGTTTGATGACAAAGCTGAAAAAATGACTGTGGATTCTCCTCAATGGGAGAAAGTATGGAGCACGATCAGCAAACTTGCGATTGACAAAGTTATTCCTAAAGGCGACGAACCACAGGATCAGGACCCGAGTGGGCGTTATAATCCAATGCAGGGTGATCTGTTCCTGAGTGGCAAGTCAGCCATGGTTATTGGTGATTACAGTTATATTAATCAATTAATTGATGCAAATAAAAATGCAGATAAGATGAAAGACTTTACGAAAGTGGATTGGGATGTAGTCACACCTCCAGTTCACCCGGAAGCGCCTGAAATCGGAGGCAACATTTATCTGAGCAACTTGATGGCGATCAATAGTGCGGCTCAGAACCCAGATGATGCTTGGGAACTGATCAAGTACATGAACAGTGAAGATTGGGCGAAAATCAAGGCGCGTAGCAGCTATGAGATGGTATCCCGGAAGAGCTTCATCAAGCCAAAAGATGGCCTGGATTATAACATTCAAGCATTCTATTCTTTGAAGCCGATCCCACCAACGAATACGAACCTGGATAAACTGTATCAAAAATCCCCAGGCTTATGGCAAGTAAACGAAAAAGGCATGGAATATTTCAATCAAGTACTTGAGAACAAAAAGACACCAAAAGAAGCGCTTGGCGAATGGGCAGCTAAAGGTAACGAGATGTTAGAGAAATTGAAAAAAGACCCTAAAGCTACGTTTCAATAA
- a CDS encoding ABC transporter ATP-binding protein — translation MIQCEGLVKIFKSSDVEVVALQGLNLTVNQGEMMAIIGNSGSGKSTLLNILGGLDRPTAGTAVVGDWDLLKMTDAQLVEYKRHTVGFIWQNNGRNLLPYLTALENVETPMILGGKRDRAYAKQLLEWVGLKDRMHNKLHQLSGGEQQRVAIAISLSNRPKILLADEPTGSVDSETCDTIMGIFRRMNKELGVTIVIVTHDLTLAGKVDRIVAIRDGLTSTEFVKRNPNLDDEHNLSEPGMPDIHEAFVIIDRAGRLQVPKEYLEALSIDNRATLEFDGERIVITPPR, via the coding sequence GTGATCCAATGCGAAGGACTTGTCAAAATTTTTAAATCCAGCGATGTGGAAGTCGTTGCCCTTCAGGGCCTCAACCTGACTGTCAATCAAGGTGAAATGATGGCGATCATCGGTAACAGTGGTAGTGGTAAATCCACGCTGTTGAATATTCTGGGCGGGCTTGATCGTCCTACTGCTGGTACAGCTGTTGTAGGAGACTGGGATCTGCTGAAGATGACAGATGCCCAATTGGTCGAGTACAAGCGTCATACCGTAGGTTTTATCTGGCAAAATAACGGTCGTAACCTGCTGCCTTACCTCACTGCACTGGAAAATGTGGAGACACCCATGATTCTGGGAGGTAAGCGTGATCGTGCTTATGCGAAACAGTTACTCGAATGGGTAGGCCTTAAGGATCGGATGCATAACAAATTGCATCAATTGTCCGGAGGAGAGCAGCAACGGGTAGCGATTGCGATCTCATTATCCAATCGTCCCAAAATTCTGCTTGCAGACGAACCAACAGGTTCGGTCGATTCCGAGACATGTGATACGATCATGGGCATTTTTCGAAGAATGAACAAGGAGCTTGGTGTAACGATTGTCATCGTTACTCATGACTTGACGCTTGCTGGCAAGGTAGACCGGATCGTTGCGATTCGGGACGGCTTGACCAGTACAGAGTTTGTGAAGCGTAACCCGAATCTGGATGATGAGCATAACTTGTCCGAGCCGGGTATGCCAGACATCCATGAAGCATTTGTCATTATAGACCGTGCAGGACGACTTCAGGTGCCAAAAGAGTATCTGGAGGCCTTATCCATTGATAACCGGGCGACATTGGAATTTGACGGTGAACGTATTGTCATTACACCGCCAAGATAA
- a CDS encoding FtsX-like permease family protein, protein MGLPLLRLLFRKMWNTRWMTFSTLIGLIVAVAFTVSIPMYADGALKRVVAQTLQDNSEGLPAGSLLMSYQAPGGVKTDTRGLDEVDRYIREDVPRDIGFPFHTYVNSRSIRSTEVSPEDPTKVDASRVRSMSMGTMSGLDAQVNYSAGVKPGNQVKDDIIEAVMLEEGMYRNDLHIGDILEYPVYSGLDITLRVKITGSFKADDPNSPYWVQGFDGMMNGLYVDESVFNDVLLKEKGIPLQNSRWYYAFDLKEIQTSQLSGLTSMLERLDIDLYQRLKDTKVDITFGDLLKQFRSQSLQLQTMLFTLAAPMIAMVFYFIAMNAKQSLQKQESDIAVLRSRGASARQIFSLYLLEGIFLGVIALIIGPFLGWFMAKSIGSASGFLSFVDRKSIPIGISKEAILLGVAAVLVAIIASLIPAITYARATIVSAKRRQARTDRAPVWQRWFLDVVLLGLAGYGYYLFYERQMLTFQTGMTTDQLQVQPFLFFVPALAIFALGLFFLRLFPWILKLIQLIGRKFLPVPLYLTLTQLSRSSSSYYPLMILLVLTLGLGVYNSAAARTIDLNSTERTLYRYGSDVIMQTVWEGTPEIKPGSGQNGGSGGGQQGGGGGSGGGGAPGGGNGGGGAPGGGGGSSQPSKVIYSEPPFEVFRRLDGVEHAARVLQTKGNIIVSGKSGGQGMLVGIDNVDFAQVAWFRNDLFPAHPYKYLDLLGKYEGAVLISSKFADKFKLKTGDLVSMGVQGQAIEFVVFGIIPYWPAQYPDQMPFFVANLDYIYDQVPLIPYEVWLKMEPDAKVAPLMEKLAAEGIELSSVRDVRTELVSQAKHPSRGGVFGILSLGFLVSVIISLIGYVLYWFFNLSGRVVQFGVLRAMGLSRAQLSGMLLLEQVFTAGLSILLGIGIGQVSSRLFLPFLQTTDNVSAQVPPFRIVFEQQDMLQLYGVTVVMLVIGATMLLWQIRRLRVHQAVKMGEER, encoded by the coding sequence ATGGGGCTGCCATTGCTTCGGTTGCTGTTCCGCAAAATGTGGAACACGCGCTGGATGACCTTCAGCACACTGATCGGATTGATTGTGGCGGTTGCGTTCACCGTCAGTATTCCAATGTATGCCGATGGTGCGCTGAAACGGGTCGTCGCGCAGACGCTACAGGATAACAGTGAGGGATTGCCAGCGGGTTCGTTGCTGATGAGTTATCAGGCACCTGGTGGTGTGAAAACAGACACAAGGGGTCTGGACGAAGTAGATCGTTATATTCGTGAGGATGTCCCTCGCGACATCGGGTTTCCTTTCCATACGTATGTGAATTCCAGATCCATTCGCAGCACAGAGGTGAGCCCCGAAGATCCAACGAAAGTGGACGCCAGCCGGGTGCGCAGTATGAGTATGGGCACGATGAGTGGACTGGATGCACAGGTGAATTACTCTGCCGGAGTGAAACCTGGCAATCAGGTCAAGGACGATATTATCGAGGCAGTTATGCTGGAAGAAGGTATGTACCGTAACGATCTGCATATCGGCGATATTCTGGAATATCCGGTGTATAGCGGCCTTGATATCACGTTACGTGTGAAGATTACGGGTTCCTTCAAGGCAGATGATCCGAACAGTCCTTATTGGGTGCAGGGGTTTGACGGCATGATGAATGGACTTTATGTGGATGAATCGGTTTTTAATGATGTTTTACTGAAGGAAAAAGGCATTCCACTTCAGAATTCACGCTGGTATTATGCCTTTGATCTGAAAGAAATTCAAACGAGCCAGTTGTCGGGTCTGACTTCCATGCTGGAAAGGCTGGATATCGATCTGTATCAGCGGCTGAAAGATACGAAAGTAGACATTACCTTCGGTGATCTGCTCAAGCAGTTCCGTAGTCAAAGTCTGCAATTGCAGACCATGCTGTTTACTTTGGCAGCACCGATGATTGCGATGGTCTTTTATTTTATTGCGATGAACGCCAAACAGTCATTACAGAAGCAAGAGAGTGATATTGCGGTATTGCGTAGCCGTGGAGCTTCAGCTCGGCAGATCTTCTCTCTCTACCTGCTTGAAGGCATATTCCTGGGCGTTATTGCGTTGATTATTGGACCGTTTCTCGGTTGGTTTATGGCCAAGAGTATCGGCTCAGCAAGCGGTTTCCTGTCATTCGTAGACCGGAAGTCCATTCCGATCGGTATATCGAAAGAAGCTATTTTGCTGGGCGTAGCAGCGGTCCTTGTTGCCATCATCGCATCACTTATTCCTGCGATAACCTATGCACGGGCAACCATTGTATCAGCCAAGCGGCGACAAGCGCGTACAGACCGCGCTCCAGTATGGCAACGCTGGTTCCTGGATGTTGTGTTGCTGGGTCTGGCCGGCTATGGATACTACCTGTTCTATGAACGTCAGATGTTAACCTTCCAGACCGGTATGACAACCGATCAGCTGCAGGTACAGCCGTTTCTGTTCTTTGTACCCGCACTCGCGATCTTTGCGTTAGGATTATTCTTCCTGCGCTTGTTCCCGTGGATATTGAAGCTTATTCAGCTAATCGGTCGCAAGTTTCTCCCAGTCCCGTTGTACCTGACATTAACACAGCTATCGCGTTCATCGTCTTCCTATTATCCATTGATGATCCTGCTGGTATTAACACTGGGACTTGGGGTGTACAACTCGGCTGCGGCCCGGACGATTGATCTGAATTCCACCGAGCGTACACTGTACCGTTATGGTTCTGATGTGATCATGCAGACCGTATGGGAAGGAACGCCTGAGATTAAGCCGGGTTCCGGACAGAATGGCGGTTCAGGTGGAGGTCAACAAGGGGGAGGCGGCGGTTCTGGTGGTGGAGGCGCTCCCGGCGGAGGAAATGGCGGTGGAGGTGCTCCAGGTGGAGGCGGTGGATCTTCTCAGCCATCGAAAGTCATATACTCTGAACCTCCATTCGAAGTATTCCGCAGATTAGATGGTGTTGAACATGCAGCAAGAGTGCTGCAGACCAAGGGCAATATTATCGTCTCTGGTAAATCGGGTGGACAGGGAATGCTGGTCGGAATTGATAATGTGGACTTTGCTCAAGTGGCTTGGTTCCGCAACGATCTGTTCCCGGCACATCCCTACAAGTACCTTGACTTGCTTGGTAAATACGAAGGGGCTGTATTGATTTCTTCCAAATTTGCTGACAAATTTAAGTTAAAAACCGGAGATCTTGTCTCCATGGGTGTACAGGGGCAGGCGATTGAATTCGTCGTGTTCGGGATCATTCCTTACTGGCCAGCCCAGTATCCAGATCAGATGCCATTCTTCGTGGCGAATCTGGATTATATCTATGATCAGGTGCCTCTGATTCCTTATGAGGTGTGGCTGAAAATGGAACCGGATGCCAAAGTGGCTCCACTAATGGAGAAACTCGCAGCAGAAGGCATTGAGTTATCATCTGTACGTGACGTACGCACCGAATTGGTATCTCAGGCTAAACATCCGTCACGAGGTGGCGTATTCGGGATTCTAAGCCTTGGGTTCCTGGTATCGGTTATTATCTCATTGATCGGATACGTGCTGTACTGGTTCTTTAACCTGTCCGGACGTGTTGTACAGTTTGGTGTACTACGGGCCATGGGCTTATCCCGGGCACAACTGAGCGGCATGCTACTGCTGGAACAGGTGTTCACAGCGGGACTGTCGATCTTGCTAGGTATTGGGATTGGTCAGGTATCCAGTCGTTTATTCCTGCCATTCCTGCAAACGACGGATAATGTATCTGCTCAGGTACCTCCGTTCCGGATTGTGTTTGAGCAGCAGGATATGTTGCAACTCTACGGGGTCACCGTAGTGATGCTGGTGATTGGTGCAACGATGTTGCTCTGGCAGATTCGCAGACTGCGGGTTCACCAGGCGGTCAAAATGGGAGAGGAGAGGTAA